The Salvelinus sp. IW2-2015 unplaced genomic scaffold, ASM291031v2 Un_scaffold959, whole genome shotgun sequence genome includes a window with the following:
- the LOC112069278 gene encoding G-protein coupled receptor 83-like, with protein MRSRKSGDWKSQSPADMRGACLWLSLTYLAANPYGLGAREYNNSTVIGGVLFVDAEGLLNLSDPYTSNRTNVFSLDLDEGTLADWRSMAGKKRYGGESQNGTVKSLLVVAYSVIIVISLFGNTLVCHVVIKNKRMHSATSLFIINLAVADILITLLNMPFTLVRFVNSSWGFGKGMCHISRFVQYCSLHVSTLTLTAIALDRRQVILHPLRPRMSPTRGVVCVILIWVLASCFSLPHAIYQKLLTFVYSKEKVRSLCVPDFPEPSDVYWQYIDLLTFILLYVLPLLIITAAYSTVARRLWRRNTIGDTTTAQFAVQRRKRRRTLAMLLAVVGVFAVCWFPLNCYVVLLSSQAIQSSNALYFCFHWLAMSSTCYNPFIYCCLNPAFRQELRLLLGMCQRRGRGGVGPVLVAPPSCAPCHRAAWPESRTGFRPSHASSHPSHASSRPSHSSSSHQPPKDRHVLFSARHASKTDILSVEPIVAVS; from the exons ATGCGCTCGAGGAAGTCCGGTGATTGGAAGTCCCAATCACCCGCAGACATGCGAGGTGCGTGTCTGTGGCTGTCCCTCACCTATTTGGCCGCCAACCCCTACGGGTTGGGGGCACGGGAATACAACAACTCAACCGTTATCGGCGGGGTTCTATTTGTGGATGCAGAAGGGCTGTTGAACCTGTCAGACCCGTACACGTCCAACCGGACAAATGTCTTCTCGCTGGACCTGGACGAGGGCACGCTCGCGGACTGGCGCTCCATGGCGGGTAAAAAGCGCTACGGGGGAGAGTCCCAGAACGGGACCGTGAAATCCTTACTGGTCGTGGCTTACTCTGTCATCATTGTCATCTCGCTGTTCGGAAACACGCTGGTGTGTCACGTGGTGATCAAGAACAAGCGGATGCACTCCGCCACGAGCCTGTTCATCATTAACCTCGCGGTGGCAGACATTCTCATCACGCTGCTCAACATGCCCTTTACTTTG GTTCGCTTTGTGAACAGCAGCTGGGGGTTCGGGAAGGGTATGTGTCACATCAGCCGGTTCGTCCAGTACTGCTCCCTACACGTATCCACACTCACTCTCACGGCAATCGCGCTGGACAGACGCCAG GTCATTCTCCACCCTCTGAGGCCCCGCATGTCCCCGACTCGCGgcgttgtgtgtgtgattctcaTCTGGGTCCTGGCCAGCTGCTTCTCCTTGCCTCATGCCATCTACCAGAAGCTCCTAACCTTCgtgtacag taAGGAGAAGGTGCGCAGCCTTTGTGTCCCCGACTTCCCCGAGCCCTCTGACGTCTACTGGCAGTACATCGACCTCCTCACCTTCATCCTCCTCTACGTCCTACCCCTCCTCATCATCACCGCCGCCTACTCAACCGTGGCACGCCGCCTGTGGCGCCGTAACACTATCGGGGACACCACCACTGCGCAGTTCGCTGTGCAGCGGCGGAAGCGGCGGCGCACCCTGGCTATGTTGTTGGCGGTTGTTGGGGTGTTCGCGGTATGCTGGTTCCCTCTGAACTGTTACGTGGTGCTTCTCTCCAGCCAGGCCATTCAGTCATCCAATGCCttgtatttctgttttcattGGCTGGCGATGAGCTCAACGTGTTACAATCCCTTCATTTACTGTTGTCTGAACCCTGCCTTCCGCCAGGAGCTAAGGCTGCTATTGGGCATGTGCCAGAGGAGGGGGCGTGGAGGGGTGGGGCCGGTGCTGGTGGCTCCGCCCTCCTGCGCACCCTGCCACAGAGCCGCCTGGCCGGAGAGCCGCACCGGTTTTCGGCCGAGTCACGCCTCTTCACACCCGAGCCACGCCTCTTCTCGACCAAGCCACTCCTcgtcctctcaccagcctcctaaAGACAGGCATGTCCTTTTCTCCGCTAGACATGCCAGTAAAACAGACATCTTATCGGTGGAGCCTATAGTAGCTGTCAGTTAA